The proteins below come from a single Bryobacter aggregatus MPL3 genomic window:
- a CDS encoding cold-shock protein: protein MKEKGKVKWFNNAKGFGFIQRSTGEDVFVHFSAIAMNGYRSLDEGVDVEFEVKQGPKGLMAENVMRA, encoded by the coding sequence GTGAAAGAAAAAGGTAAAGTGAAGTGGTTTAATAACGCGAAGGGCTTCGGCTTCATTCAGCGTTCCACGGGCGAGGATGTATTTGTACATTTCTCTGCAATCGCGATGAATGGCTATCGCTCACTCGATGAAGGCGTCGACGTTGAATTTGAGGTCAAGCAGGGCCCGAAGGGGCTCATGGCAGAAAACGTTATGCGCGCATAA
- a CDS encoding thymidine kinase, translating into MDFLAGNMGWIEVVCGPMFSGKSEELIRRLRRAMIARRRVQVFKPVLDNRYSKEEIVSHSDQRLGSTTVNSADEILKQLDWRTQVIGVDEANFMGPGLVEVCGQLADSGKRVIVAGLDTDYMGRPFPPIPDLLAMAESITKTLAICMRCGNPAKQTQRLVESEDLIVVGAAGMYEARCRACFEAGVPKQEMLPFSRPVSRG; encoded by the coding sequence ATGGACTTTTTGGCAGGCAACATGGGTTGGATTGAAGTGGTATGCGGCCCAATGTTTTCCGGCAAGAGCGAGGAGTTGATTCGGAGACTGCGCCGGGCCATGATCGCGCGTCGCCGTGTACAAGTATTCAAACCCGTTCTGGATAACCGCTATTCAAAAGAAGAGATTGTCAGCCACAGTGACCAGCGTCTCGGATCGACCACTGTCAACAGCGCCGACGAGATCTTGAAGCAGCTCGATTGGCGGACACAAGTGATTGGCGTTGACGAGGCCAACTTTATGGGCCCCGGCTTAGTAGAAGTGTGTGGGCAACTGGCTGATTCCGGCAAGCGCGTCATTGTGGCTGGTCTTGATACCGACTATATGGGACGGCCCTTTCCTCCCATCCCCGACTTGCTCGCCATGGCGGAGAGCATCACCAAGACCTTGGCCATTTGTATGAGGTGTGGCAATCCTGCAAAACAAACGCAACGCCTGGTTGAGAGCGAGGATCTAATCGTTGTGGGAGCGGCCGGGATGTATGAAGCGCGCTGCCGCGCTTGTTTTGAGGCAGGGGTCCCCAAGCAGGAAATGTTACCCTTCTCGCGACCCGTTTCTCGCGGTTAA
- a CDS encoding methyltransferase domain-containing protein — MMSLQRRVIEAEILDSLPDEEAALNLQDLVRLNRWTLAHRELVHRLRGIYASNASFRFLDIGSATGDMGAAVQAAFPNATIFCLDLKLRNLRISKGLRIQGDAFSLPLAAGSMDVVHCSLFLHHFDHAQCRLLLLEMERVSRHVILIQDLFRHWLSYWFLPLTRPFFRWHFAMVSDGQKSVAAAWRRTELEKLLDSVDLLPRAEIRWHFPSFRYFIAIMALR; from the coding sequence ATGATGTCCCTCCAACGTCGCGTGATCGAAGCGGAGATTCTGGACTCCTTGCCCGATGAGGAAGCAGCCCTGAATTTGCAGGATCTTGTGCGCCTCAATCGGTGGACTCTCGCACACCGGGAACTCGTGCACCGATTACGTGGCATTTATGCCAGCAATGCCTCTTTTCGATTCCTGGATATCGGGTCCGCCACCGGAGATATGGGCGCCGCCGTACAGGCAGCTTTCCCAAATGCAACGATTTTCTGTCTCGATCTGAAATTGAGGAATCTACGAATCAGTAAAGGTTTGCGCATTCAGGGAGACGCTTTTTCCCTCCCCTTGGCGGCGGGAAGCATGGATGTGGTGCACTGTTCCCTCTTTCTGCACCATTTTGACCACGCCCAGTGCCGGCTCTTGTTGCTCGAAATGGAGCGTGTCAGCCGGCATGTCATTTTGATTCAGGATCTCTTCCGGCACTGGCTGTCGTATTGGTTTCTACCCCTCACCCGGCCGTTCTTCCGGTGGCACTTCGCTATGGTCAGCGACGGACAGAAGAGTGTCGCGGCAGCTTGGCGCCGGACGGAGCTGGAAAAGCTTTTAGATAGTGTGGATCTGCTGCCACGGGCAGAGATCCGGTGGCATTTCCCTTCGTTTCGCTATTTCATCGCCATAATGGCACTTCGTTAA